DNA sequence from the Nicotiana tomentosiformis chromosome 3, ASM39032v3, whole genome shotgun sequence genome:
ATTTTACCAGATAATTATATTATCCCTTTGGTCCTGAAAGCATGTGGGTCTGCTCTCGATTTGAACAGCGGTGAACAAATCCATTGCCAGGCCATGAAATTGGGATTGTGTTCGGACAGATTCGTGAGGTTAAAGCTAGTGGAGCTTTATGGAAAATGCGGAGAGTTTAGTGATGCAAAGAGGATGTTTGATGAAATGCCTCAAAGAGATGTTGTTGCCTCCACTGTTATGATATCATGTTATCTTGATCATGGATTAGTGCGTAAGGCGATGGATGAATTTTGGCTGGTTTCTACCAAGGATAATGTTTGCTGGACAGCTATGATTGATGGGTTAGCTAGAAATGGTGAAATGAATATGGCATTGGAGTTATTCAGAGAAATGCAGATGGAAGGTGTGAAGCCTAATGAAGTCACAATTGTTTGCGTTCTATCGGCTTGTGCGCAGTTGGGAGCACTAGAACTTGGTAAATGGGTTCATTCGTATGTGGAGAAGTACAACATTGAAGTTAATCATATAGTTGGTTCAGCTTTGGTGAACATGTATTCGAGGTGTGGAGATATTGATGAGGCAGCTAGCCTTTTTGCAGACTTGGAAGCTAGAGACGTGACCACTTATAATTCTATGATTGTGGGATATGCATTGAATGGTAGGAGTACAGAGGCCATCAAAATATTCCAGAGACTGATACGTGATGGAATTAAACCAACAAGTATAACATTTTCTGCTGTTTTGAATGCATGCAGTCATGGTGGGTTAGTGGACATTGGATTTGACATCTTTGAAAGTATGAAAACTGAATATGGGATTGAACGGCGAATTGAACATTACGGGTGTATGGTTGATCTTCTTGGTCGTGTGGGACGTCTTCAGGAGGCTTATGATTTTATACAAAGAGCCAATATTGCTCCAGACAATATAATTTGGGGGTCGCTGTTAAGTGCTTGTAGAATTCATAAAAATTTTGAACTAGGGGAAAGGGTTGCAAAGATTTTAATGGAGTATGGTGCTGCTGATTCTGGAACATATATTCTTCTGTCTAATGTCTATGCTTCACTGGGTAAATTTAAGGAAGCAGCACAAGTGAGAGCAAAGTTGAGAGAAGAAGGCGTCCAAAAGGAACCAGGTTGCAGTTCAATTGAAGTGAAAAATGAGATCCATGAGTTCCTTTTGGGAGACATTAGACACCCCGAAAGGGAAGCAATATACAATAAACTGAAGGAGCTGGACGATATGCTAAAATCAGAAGATTATGCTCCAGAAACCGATGTCATCTCACAAGATATTGAAGAACATGAGAAAAAGTGGGCCTTGAGCATACATAGCGAAAGGCTGGCAATATGCTATGGCTTGATCTCAACCAAACCATGTACCACTATAAGAGTTGTAAAAAATCTTAGAGTTTGCAATGACTGCCATTCAGTTATTAAGCTTATATCTAAGATTACACAGAGGAGAATTGTTGTAAGAGATCGTAATAGGTTTCACCATTTTGAAAATGGTGTTTGTTCTTGTGGTGATTACTGGTAAACATAACAT
Encoded proteins:
- the LOC104095704 gene encoding putative pentatricopeptide repeat-containing protein At5g59200, chloroplastic — protein: MLGATASPHLSPPYLYSNPYSFQDRKQFLIKLQKCKSIKQAAPIHAHIIKNGNKNDPFILFELLRVCSRSCSIEYASKIFRKTSNPNVFLYTAFIDVFISSGAYSDGIRTYFQMVRDFILPDNYIIPLVLKACGSALDLNSGEQIHCQAMKLGLCSDRFVRLKLVELYGKCGEFSDAKRMFDEMPQRDVVASTVMISCYLDHGLVRKAMDEFWLVSTKDNVCWTAMIDGLARNGEMNMALELFREMQMEGVKPNEVTIVCVLSACAQLGALELGKWVHSYVEKYNIEVNHIVGSALVNMYSRCGDIDEAASLFADLEARDVTTYNSMIVGYALNGRSTEAIKIFQRLIRDGIKPTSITFSAVLNACSHGGLVDIGFDIFESMKTEYGIERRIEHYGCMVDLLGRVGRLQEAYDFIQRANIAPDNIIWGSLLSACRIHKNFELGERVAKILMEYGAADSGTYILLSNVYASLGKFKEAAQVRAKLREEGVQKEPGCSSIEVKNEIHEFLLGDIRHPEREAIYNKLKELDDMLKSEDYAPETDVISQDIEEHEKKWALSIHSERLAICYGLISTKPCTTIRVVKNLRVCNDCHSVIKLISKITQRRIVVRDRNRFHHFENGVCSCGDYW